From Rubidibacter lacunae KORDI 51-2, a single genomic window includes:
- a CDS encoding pentapeptide repeat-containing protein, which yields MSTSEQSESSPPPAVPLQHLPDDPDDGKPPESAPISSASRLSPVQRLLGSTGVLVLGWCLNWPWLGVVGTLLLTTIASRTLVPIGRQWLQQSLAPNARNVVLAWIAAIAALAGLLKYSGALLATDRWLDRVAWDEFGSWADWVGAFGQIAIAVLAVYVAWRQYVISRDLTIQQNLITQQQTIDSYFQGISDLALSDEGLLEDWPQERVFAEGRTAAILSSVDARGKAKVLRFLSQSKLLTPLRRDGHLGRPILDGRGGYAEDREGGVRVVDLGVMLAGSDLAGSDLRWVELSEANAVRANLRGCDLYRANLSRSVLFEACLADANLRSARLFYGRLEDATPRSRALLPDYHSGEFTGAVVENADFTGAQGLSEEQRYYCCAWCGERSRATVPGGCEGVPNRLGR from the coding sequence ATGAGTACTAGCGAACAATCTGAATCGAGTCCACCGCCAGCGGTACCTCTTCAACACCTACCGGACGATCCAGATGATGGCAAGCCCCCCGAGAGCGCGCCGATCTCTTCTGCATCGCGCTTGTCGCCGGTCCAGCGACTACTCGGTAGTACGGGCGTCCTCGTATTGGGATGGTGTTTGAATTGGCCGTGGCTAGGTGTGGTCGGTACGCTGTTGCTAACAACGATCGCCTCGAGAACACTGGTGCCGATCGGGCGGCAGTGGCTGCAGCAATCGCTGGCACCTAATGCACGCAACGTGGTGCTTGCGTGGATTGCTGCAATAGCGGCACTTGCGGGCCTGCTGAAGTATTCGGGCGCGCTCTTGGCAACCGATCGATGGCTCGACCGGGTGGCGTGGGACGAGTTCGGTTCCTGGGCAGACTGGGTAGGAGCGTTCGGGCAGATCGCGATCGCGGTGCTGGCAGTATATGTAGCCTGGCGGCAATACGTGATTTCGCGCGACCTCACCATTCAGCAAAATCTCATTACGCAACAGCAAACCATCGATTCCTACTTCCAAGGCATATCCGATCTGGCATTAAGTGATGAGGGTTTGCTCGAAGACTGGCCGCAGGAGCGGGTGTTTGCAGAGGGCCGTACGGCCGCAATTTTAAGTAGTGTGGATGCTCGGGGCAAGGCAAAGGTGTTGCGGTTTCTTTCGCAGTCGAAGCTGCTAACGCCACTCCGGCGAGACGGCCATCTCGGACGTCCGATTCTCGACGGTCGCGGCGGCTACGCTGAGGATCGCGAAGGTGGAGTGCGCGTCGTTGATTTGGGCGTGATGCTTGCCGGTTCGGATTTGGCCGGCTCGGATTTGCGCTGGGTAGAGTTAAGCGAGGCGAATGCCGTTCGAGCGAATCTCCGCGGATGCGACCTCTATCGGGCGAATCTGTCGCGGTCCGTGCTGTTTGAAGCATGCTTGGCCGATGCCAACTTACGGAGCGCGCGTCTGTTCTACGGACGCTTGGAGGACGCGACCCCGCGCAGCCGCGCCCTCCTGCCGGACTATCATTCCGGTGAGTTTACGGGTGCCGTGGTCGAAAATGCTGACTTTACCGGCGCGCAGGGACTGAGTGAGGAACAGCGTTACTACTGCTGTGCCTGGTGTGGAGAGCGATCGCGCGCGACTGTTCCTGGTGGCTGCGAGGGGGTTCCAAACCGACTCGGACGCTGA